One genomic region from Clarias gariepinus isolate MV-2021 ecotype Netherlands chromosome 20, CGAR_prim_01v2, whole genome shotgun sequence encodes:
- the cfap36 gene encoding cilia- and flagella-associated protein 36, with the protein MAEDSEWVVESMAGYLSSPDWLIPLTDFMENKCSVFDEEEENKLSYTEIHQQYKQLVEKLLENYMQEVGISEQQFLDACSSPIAKSKTVQALFQPVLATNDFQMFRSLMVQKNVELQLQALRVIKERNGALPECLTDGTDVMSELEQQEMQILQEVLKRSKEEYDEEIARRERFTQQVSSASSSLHEEPARNGSDPQAAGHTPAQPINSLNANEDKVITERSLASASSKASDNCSTETKTLPAVRVPVKGPAPPPASSREKSANQSAESWLEEARKEAGISKPFRELTAAQQEQLQQRAEYLRQQRDKLQALKKEQKGKSASVEKEETPSPTPTPTPPTPEISVEEKKKLQKRKHLAEKLKEEVIRK; encoded by the exons ATGGCGGAGGACAGTGAGTGGGTGGTGGAGAGCATGGCTGGGTACCTGAGCAGCCCTGACTGGCTCATACCTCTCACTGACTTCATGGAAAATAAATGCTCAG TGTTCGACGAGGAGGAGGAAAATAAATTATCCTACACGGAAATCCATCAGCAATACAAGCAACTG GTAGAGAAGCTGTTAGAAAACTACATGCAGGAGGTCGGCATTAGCGAGCAGCAGTTTCTGGACGCCTGCTCGTCTCCAATCGCCAAGTCGAAAACCGTACAA GCTCTGTTCCAACCGGTGCTGGCCACCAATGACTTTCAGATGTTTCGCTCGCTGATGGTGCAAAAGAACGTGGAGCTGCAGCTTCAGGCCCTGCGCGTCATCAAGGAGAGGAACG GAGCTCTACCGGAATGTTTGACCGACGGCACGGACGTGATGAGCGAACTGGAGCAGCAGGAGATGCAGATCCTCCAGGAGGTTCTCAA GCGATCGAAAGAGGAGTACGACGAGGAGATCGCTCGCAGGGAGCGCTTCACGCAGCAGGTCAGCTCCGCGTCCTCCAGCCTCCACGAGGAACCAGCGAGAAACGGGTCTGACCCTCAGGCCGCCGGCCACACCCCCGCCCAGCCAATCAACAGCCTCAATGCG aACGAGGACAAGGTGATTACTGAGCGAAGTTTAGCCAGTGCGTCTTCGAAAGCTTCTG ATAATTGTAGCACGGAGACGAAGACGCTACCAGCAGTCCGAGTGCCTGTTAAGGGTCCTGCGCCACCGCCGGCGTCGTCTCGGGAGAAAAGCGCCAACCAGTCAGCGGAGAGCTGGTTAGAGGAGGCACGCAAGGAAGCGGGAATCTCCAAACCGTTTAGA gagctgACGGCGGCGCAGCAGGAGCAGCTGCAGCAGAGAGCCGAGTATCTGAGGCAGCAGAGGGACAAACTGCAGGCGCTGAAGAAAGAGCAGAAAGGAAAATCCGCAAGCGTAGAAAAGGAGGAAACCCCCTCCCCGACCCCGACGCCCACACCCCCGACACCG GAAATCTCGGTCgaggagaagaagaagctgCAGAAGAGGAAACACCTGGCTGAGAAACTGAAAGAAGAAGTTATTAGgaagtaa
- the LOC128508159 gene encoding polyribonucleotide nucleotidyltransferase 1, mitochondrial: MSRFLRLGCSLSRAARRSVWSSQSTERRVGVELEGRRLEISSGKLARFADGCSVVQLGETSVMVTAVSKTKPSPSQFMPLVVDYRQKAAAAGRIPTNYLRRELGTSDSEILTSRLIDRSIRPLFPAGYFYDTQILCNILAVDGVNDPDVLAINGASAALAVSDIPWNGPIGAVRIGLIDGEFVVNPTRKEMSSSTLNLVVAGAPSSQVVMMEAAAENVLQQDFCHAIKLGVKHTQQIILAIQQLARDHKVVKRAPQRLFGAPPEMVEYTRQIAGEKIYAVFTDFSHDKISRDEAVNKIRLDTEEQVKEKFPQAEPFEVIEAFNVVSKDIFRNLVLTEYRRCDGRDLTSLRDISCEVEILKPLHGSALFQRGQTQVLCTVTFDSLESSVKTDIVTTALSGIKDKNFMLHYEFPPYATNEIGKMGGLNRRELGHGALAEKALRPVIPKDFPFTIRVTSEVLESNGSSSMASACGGSLALMDAGVPISSAVAGVAVGLVSKHNPEKPSEILDYRLLTDILGIEDYNGDMDFKMAGTSKGITALQADVKIPGLPLRIVMEAIQQATVAKKEILGIMNKTLSKPRSSRKENGPVVENVRVPISRRAQFIGPGGYNLRRLQAQTGVTISQVDEETFSVFAPTPHAMHEAQEFITDVCKDDQEQQLEFGAVYTATITEIRDSGVMVKLYPNMSAVLLHNSQLDHKRIKHPSALGLDVGQQIQVKYFGRDPTDGRMRLSRKVLQSPAATVVKTLSERQSITMATPEGQTSPSS, encoded by the exons atgAGTCGGTTTCTGAGGTTGGGCTGTTCGCTGTCTCGCGCTGCTCGGAGGAGTGTTTGGTCCAGTCAGAGCACAGAGAGGAGAGTCGGAGTGGAGCTAGAGGGgag GAGACTTGAGATATCTTCGGGGAAGCTGGCACGATTCGCTGATGGATGTTCTGTTGTACAG CTGGGAGAGACATCGGTGATGGTGACCGCCGTCAGCAAGACCAAACCGTCACCCTCACAGTTCATGCCCTTGGTG GTGGACTACAGACAGAAAGCAGCAGCTGCAGGACGAATCCCAACCAACTACCTGCGGAGAGAACTCGGGACCAGCGACTCTGAGATCCTCACCAGCAGactgatag accGCTCCATCAGGCCGCTGTTTCCTGCTGGATATTTCTACGACACACAG ATTCTGTGTAACATCTTAGCCGTGGACGGCGTCAACGATCCCGACGTCCTCGCCATCAACGGAG CGTCTGCTGCTCTCGCCGTCTCTGATATTCCCTGGAACGGACCTATTG GTGCTGTGCGTATCGGTCTGATCGATGGAGAGTTTGTGGTGAACCCAACCCGGAAGGAGATGAGCTCCAGCACGCTGAACCTGGTGGTAGCAGGAGCTCCGTCCAGCCAAGTGG TGATGATGGAAGCCGCCGCTGAGAACGTCCTCCAGCAGGACTTCTGTCACGCCATTAAACTGGGAGTCAAACACACGCAGCAGATCATCCTGGCCATCCAGCAGCTGGCCCGAGACCACAAGGTGGTGAAGCGCGCGCCCCAGAGACTCTTCGGCGCTCCACCCGAGATGGTCGAGTACACGCGCCA AATAGCTGGTGAGAAGATCTACGCCGTGTTTACAGATTTCTCCCACGATAag ATCTCCAGAGATGAAGCTGTGAACAAAATCCGACTCGACACAGAGGAGCAGGTTAAAG agaaatttcCTCAAGCCGAGCCGTTTGAAGTTATCGAGGCCTTTAACGTGGTTTCCAAAGACATCTTCCGTAATCTGGTGCTGACGGAGTACAGAAG GTGCGACGGACGAGACTTGACTTCACTGAGAGATATCTCGTGTGAGGTGGAGATTTTAAAACCTCTGCACGGCTCCGCGCTCTTCCAGAGAGGACAAACGCAG gttcTTTGCACAGTAACCTTCGACTCTCTAGAGTCCAGCGTGAAAACGGACATCGTCACCACGGCTCTGAG tggGATCAAAGACAAGAATTTCATGCTCCACTATGAA TTTCCTCCGTATGCGACGAATGAGATCGGGAAGATGGGTGGACTGAACAGACGAGAGCTCGGTCACG gtgctCTGGCTGAAAAAGCACTGAGACCAGTCATTCCTAAAGACTTCCCCTTTACCATCCGAGTGACCTCAGAGGTGCTGGAGTCCAACG GCTCGTCGTCCATGGCGTCGGCGTGTGGAGGCAGTTTGGCTTTAATGGATGCAG GTGTGCCGATCTCCTCTGCGGTGGCCGGAGTGGCTGTGGGTCTCGTCTCCAAACACAACCCTGAGAAACCCTCCGAGATCCTCGACTACAGATTACTGACTGATATCTTA GGGATCGAGGACTATAACGGAGACATGGACTTTAAAATGGCGGGAACGAGCAAAGGCATCACTGCGTTACAG GCTGATGTTAAGATCCCAGGACTTCCTCTGAGAATCGTAATGGAGGCCATCCAGCAGGCGACAG TGGCTAAGAAGGAGATCTTGGGCATCATGAACAAAACCCTGTCTAAGCCCAGGAGCTCGAGGAAGGAGAACGGCCCTGTCgtcg AGAACGTCCGAGTGCCGATCTCCAGGAGAGCTCAGTTCATTGGTCCTGGAGGATACAACCTCCGGCGACTACAGGCACAAACag GCGTCACCATCAGCCAGGTGGATGAGGAGACATTCTCTGTGTTCGCTCCGACTCCACACGCCATGCACGAGGCTCAGGAGTTCATCACCGACGTCTGCAAAGACGAT CAGGAGCAGCAGCTGGAGTTCGGGGCGGTGTACACAGCAACCATCACAGAAAtcag AGACAGTGGTGTAATGGTGAAGCTTTATCCCAACATGAGTGCCGTGCTGCTCCACAACTCGCAGCTCGATCACAAGCGG ATTAAACATCCCTCTGCTCTGGGACTGGACGTCGGCCAGCAGATCcag GTGAAATATTTCGGACGCGACCCTACGGACGGCAGGATGAGGCTGTCGCGTAAAGTGCTCCAGTCTCCGGCGGCCACGGTGGTGAAGACGCTGAGCGAGAGGCAGAGCATCACTATGGCAACACCAGAAGGACAGACCTCACCTTCCTCCTGA